A region from the Nocardioides exalbidus genome encodes:
- a CDS encoding anti-sigma factor antagonist, translated as MDLTLATREVDGRAIVSVGGEIDVYTAPKLRDCITELVGAGTYDIVVDLEAVEFLDSTGLGVLVGGLKKVRAHDGSLDLVCTQERLLKIFRITGLAKVFVIHDSVGLAPGA; from the coding sequence GTGGATCTCACCCTTGCGACACGCGAGGTGGATGGTCGTGCCATCGTGTCCGTCGGCGGCGAGATCGACGTCTACACCGCACCCAAGCTGCGTGACTGCATCACCGAGCTCGTCGGCGCCGGCACCTACGACATCGTGGTCGACCTCGAGGCCGTCGAGTTCCTCGACTCCACCGGCCTCGGCGTGCTGGTCGGTGGCCTGAAGAAGGTCCGCGCCCACGACGGGTCGCTCGACCTCGTGTGCACCCAGGAGCGCCTGCTCAAGATCTTCCGGATCACCGGCCTCGCGAAGGTCTTCGTCATCCACGACTCCGTCGGCCTCGCCCCGGGCGCCTGA
- a CDS encoding sodium-translocating pyrophosphatase, giving the protein MTGMLPAVVKPELEGGNLVLVVVVALIALGALGMAAMFRSQVLAAGEGTDNMKTIAQAVQEGANAYLQRQFRTLGIFAAVAFVVLFALPADDVTVRIGRSVFFLVGAGFSAAIGYLGMSLAVRANLRVAAAAETEGRDPAMTIGFRTGAFVGMATVGLGLLGASVVVLLFKDEAPHVLEGFGFGAALLAMFMRVGGGIFTKAADVGADLVGKVEQGIPEDDPRNAATIADNVGDNVGDCAGMAADLFESYAVTLVAALILGAAAFGDKGLVFPLLIPAIGALTAVVGIYITKPRPGENGLTTINRAFYISAAIGAVASVILSYIYLPGSFADFGPDFAAIDGDPRFIASAAVVIGIVMAAGILALTGYYTGTEYRPVKDVGKTSLTGPATVILAGLSVGFESAVYTTLVIGAAVFGAYLLGGATLTVSLFAVALAGCGLLTTVGVIVAMDTFGPVSDNAQGIAEMSGDVSEEGAQILTELDAVGNTTKAITKGIAIATAVLAATALFGSYATSVAEALVDAQPTLEEAGLLSFEVFNPAVLVGVLLGAAVVFLFSGLAINAVARAAGAVVMEVRRQFRDIPGIMEGTGRPEYGKVVDIVTRDSLRELITPGILAVMAPVAVGFGLGVTALAGFLAGAIGTGTLMAVFLANAGGAWDNAKKLVEDGNHGGKGSPAHEATVIGDTVGDPFKDTAGPAINPLIKVMNLVSLLIASAIVSMSVGKDENDVLRILIALVAVAIITVAVVVSKRREVVISDDAPAASTV; this is encoded by the coding sequence ATGACGGGGATGCTGCCCGCAGTCGTGAAGCCGGAGCTCGAGGGCGGGAACCTCGTCCTGGTCGTCGTCGTCGCCCTGATCGCGCTCGGCGCGCTCGGGATGGCCGCGATGTTCCGGTCGCAGGTGCTCGCCGCCGGCGAGGGCACCGACAACATGAAGACAATCGCCCAGGCCGTCCAGGAAGGCGCCAACGCCTACCTGCAGCGGCAGTTCCGCACTCTCGGGATCTTCGCCGCTGTCGCGTTCGTGGTCCTCTTCGCACTCCCCGCCGATGACGTCACCGTGCGCATCGGCCGCTCCGTGTTCTTCCTCGTCGGTGCCGGCTTCTCCGCCGCCATCGGCTACCTCGGCATGAGCCTGGCCGTCCGCGCCAACCTCCGCGTCGCGGCCGCCGCCGAGACCGAGGGTCGCGACCCGGCCATGACGATCGGCTTCCGCACCGGTGCGTTCGTCGGCATGGCGACCGTGGGGCTCGGCCTCCTCGGCGCCAGCGTCGTCGTGCTCCTGTTCAAGGACGAGGCGCCGCACGTGCTCGAGGGCTTCGGCTTCGGTGCCGCGCTGCTCGCCATGTTCATGCGGGTCGGTGGCGGCATCTTCACCAAGGCCGCCGACGTCGGCGCCGACCTCGTCGGCAAGGTCGAGCAGGGCATCCCCGAGGACGACCCGCGCAACGCCGCCACCATCGCCGACAACGTGGGCGACAACGTCGGTGACTGCGCCGGCATGGCTGCCGACCTCTTCGAGTCGTACGCCGTCACGCTGGTCGCCGCGCTGATCCTCGGCGCCGCGGCCTTCGGCGACAAGGGCCTGGTCTTCCCGCTGCTGATCCCTGCGATCGGCGCGCTCACCGCGGTCGTCGGCATCTACATCACCAAGCCGAGGCCCGGCGAGAACGGCCTCACCACCATCAACCGGGCGTTCTACATCTCCGCCGCCATCGGCGCGGTCGCCTCGGTGATCCTGTCCTACATCTACCTGCCCGGCTCGTTCGCCGACTTCGGTCCGGACTTCGCCGCGATCGACGGCGACCCGCGCTTCATCGCCAGCGCCGCCGTCGTCATCGGGATCGTCATGGCTGCCGGCATCCTCGCCCTGACCGGCTACTACACCGGCACCGAGTACCGCCCGGTCAAGGACGTCGGCAAGACGTCGCTGACCGGCCCGGCCACGGTGATCCTCGCCGGCCTGAGCGTCGGCTTCGAGTCGGCGGTCTACACGACGCTCGTCATCGGCGCCGCCGTCTTCGGCGCCTACCTGCTCGGCGGCGCGACCCTCACGGTCTCGCTGTTCGCCGTGGCGCTCGCCGGCTGCGGCCTGCTGACCACCGTCGGCGTCATCGTCGCAATGGACACCTTCGGCCCGGTCTCCGACAACGCCCAGGGCATCGCCGAGATGTCGGGCGACGTCAGCGAGGAGGGGGCGCAGATCCTCACCGAGCTCGACGCCGTCGGCAACACCACCAAGGCCATCACCAAGGGCATCGCGATCGCGACGGCCGTGCTCGCCGCGACGGCGCTGTTCGGGTCCTACGCCACCTCGGTGGCCGAGGCGCTCGTCGACGCTCAGCCGACGCTCGAGGAGGCCGGCCTGCTCAGCTTCGAGGTCTTCAACCCGGCCGTCCTCGTCGGCGTCCTGCTCGGCGCGGCCGTGGTGTTCCTCTTCTCCGGCCTCGCCATCAACGCGGTCGCCCGCGCTGCCGGTGCGGTCGTGATGGAGGTGCGCCGCCAGTTCCGCGACATCCCCGGGATCATGGAGGGCACGGGTCGTCCGGAGTACGGCAAGGTCGTCGACATCGTGACCCGCGACTCGCTCCGCGAGCTGATCACGCCCGGCATCCTGGCCGTGATGGCCCCGGTCGCCGTCGGCTTCGGCCTCGGCGTCACCGCGCTCGCGGGCTTCCTCGCCGGCGCGATCGGCACCGGCACCCTGATGGCGGTCTTCCTGGCCAACGCCGGTGGCGCGTGGGACAACGCCAAGAAGCTCGTCGAGGACGGCAACCACGGCGGCAAGGGCTCGCCCGCCCACGAGGCCACCGTCATCGGCGACACCGTCGGCGACCCGTTCAAGGACACCGCCGGCCCGGCCATCAACCCGCTCATCAAGGTGATGAACCTGGTGTCGCTGCTCATCGCGAGCGCCATCGTCTCGATGAGCGTCGGCAAGGACGAGAACGACGTGCTCCGCATCCTGATCGCCCTCGTGGCGGTCGCGATCATCACCGTCGCGGTCGTGGTCTCGAAGCGTCGGGAGGTCGTCATCTCCGACGACGCCCCGGCGGCCTCCACGGTCTGA
- a CDS encoding phosphotransferase, whose amino-acid sequence MLERPADVSDDEVLVVARDHWEPRADAVEHLSVGWGAHHWRVEVAGEPVLFLTLDPDLPRHTHASLEAAYASAAALPLDFVWPSLPTVAGAYAVPVGRRTASATRWLEGTRPEASVEELPDLLARLHATPPPATARTWATEIDPDLPTRLRDLLQQRWDGPLGTAARELVVEHLAQVGGWSREHSRLLGLLDPSTYVVTHGEPHVRNQWLARGQTWLIDWESLVLAPPERDLATLVHEGRDVAHDPQVVRLFDLEWRLSEIWSFAQWLQGPHAGDTDDHTALGGLTEELTRPHFGER is encoded by the coding sequence GTGCTCGAGCGACCGGCGGACGTCAGCGACGACGAGGTCCTGGTGGTCGCGCGGGACCACTGGGAGCCGCGGGCCGACGCGGTCGAGCACCTCTCCGTCGGCTGGGGCGCGCACCACTGGCGGGTGGAAGTCGCCGGCGAGCCGGTCCTCTTCCTGACGCTCGACCCGGACCTGCCCCGCCACACGCACGCGTCGCTGGAGGCGGCGTACGCCTCCGCAGCGGCCCTGCCGCTCGACTTCGTGTGGCCGAGCCTCCCGACCGTGGCAGGCGCGTACGCCGTCCCGGTCGGCAGGCGCACGGCGAGCGCCACGCGGTGGCTGGAGGGCACGCGTCCCGAGGCATCGGTCGAGGAGCTGCCCGACCTGCTCGCGCGGCTGCACGCGACGCCTCCTCCTGCGACGGCCCGGACGTGGGCCACCGAGATCGACCCCGACCTGCCCACCCGCCTGCGCGACCTGCTCCAGCAGCGGTGGGACGGACCGCTCGGGACGGCCGCCCGTGAGCTCGTCGTCGAGCACCTCGCCCAGGTCGGCGGGTGGTCGCGCGAGCACTCCCGGCTGCTCGGCCTCCTCGACCCGTCGACCTACGTCGTCACGCACGGCGAGCCGCACGTGCGCAACCAGTGGCTCGCCCGCGGGCAGACGTGGCTGATCGACTGGGAGTCGCTCGTCCTCGCGCCGCCGGAGCGTGACCTCGCGACGCTGGTCCACGAGGGTCGCGACGTCGCCCACGACCCGCAGGTGGTGCGGCTGTTCGACCTCGAGTGGCGGCTCTCGGAGATCTGGTCGTTCGCCCAGTGGCTGCAGGGCCCGCACGCCGGCGACACCGACGACCACACCGCGCTCGGCGGCCTCACCGAGGAGCTGACCCGCCCGCACTTCGGCGAGCGCTGA
- a CDS encoding DUF7059 domain-containing protein, with translation MPSDLDFAEPLRDALLAAHFTYDRVAEAIGEEAHRALGRNETLPAQRRTTSGAPLDTLVRLFLLQTTVARDEADQALPGLVDRLCNAGLLEQSVSEVAARTDCRPYAADDQDLWVVSDLTPGLDGAPVAVGSDHVLGISSASTSLAQLTMREPVASALDLGTGCGVQALHLGAHAARVVATDVNTRALWMTRLNAALNEVPAEVDVRDGSFFEPVAGERFDLIATNPPFVISPATGERLVYRDSGLPGDRVVEHIVRTGPDHLADGGWLQVLANWSIVAGRSWDDRLGSWLRDDCDALVVQRETLDPSAYVELWLKDSGHHGGPDYARRYDTWLSWLEESGIEGVGFGWINVRLGGGGTHQLLEWPYDVEQPIGPAIHAWGDAVTDLRGLGDEELLATTLRAREDVQQETVGRPGAEDPEAIVLRQQRGFRRARTADTVEAAFLGACDGDLSVGQLLGALGALLERDVAELQETYLPVVRELVGEGFLTT, from the coding sequence ATGCCGTCCGACCTCGACTTCGCCGAGCCCCTGCGCGACGCCCTGCTCGCCGCCCACTTCACCTACGACCGCGTCGCCGAGGCGATCGGCGAGGAGGCGCACCGCGCGCTCGGTCGCAACGAGACCTTGCCCGCCCAGCGGCGTACGACCTCGGGTGCGCCGCTCGACACGCTGGTCCGGCTGTTCCTGCTGCAGACCACGGTCGCGCGCGACGAGGCGGACCAGGCCCTGCCCGGCCTGGTCGACCGGCTCTGCAACGCCGGCCTGCTCGAGCAGAGCGTGAGCGAGGTCGCCGCCCGCACGGACTGTCGCCCCTATGCCGCGGACGACCAGGACCTGTGGGTGGTCTCGGACCTGACGCCCGGCCTCGACGGCGCGCCGGTCGCGGTCGGGTCGGACCACGTGCTCGGCATCTCGAGTGCCTCGACGAGCCTGGCCCAGCTGACGATGCGCGAGCCGGTCGCCTCGGCGCTCGACCTCGGCACCGGCTGCGGGGTCCAGGCGCTGCACCTCGGCGCGCACGCCGCCCGCGTGGTCGCCACCGACGTCAACACCCGCGCGCTCTGGATGACCCGGCTCAACGCCGCGCTCAACGAGGTCCCGGCAGAGGTCGACGTGCGCGACGGGTCGTTCTTCGAGCCGGTCGCGGGCGAGCGGTTCGACCTCATCGCCACGAACCCGCCCTTCGTCATCTCCCCGGCCACGGGCGAACGCCTCGTCTACCGTGACTCCGGCCTGCCCGGCGACCGCGTCGTCGAGCACATCGTGCGCACCGGGCCCGACCACCTCGCCGACGGCGGCTGGCTCCAGGTGCTCGCCAACTGGTCGATCGTGGCGGGCCGGTCGTGGGACGACCGCCTCGGCTCGTGGCTCCGCGACGACTGCGACGCCCTCGTCGTGCAGCGCGAGACCCTCGACCCGTCGGCCTACGTCGAGCTGTGGCTCAAGGACAGCGGCCACCACGGTGGTCCGGACTACGCCCGGCGCTACGACACCTGGCTGTCCTGGCTCGAGGAGTCCGGGATCGAGGGCGTCGGCTTCGGCTGGATCAACGTCCGCCTCGGAGGCGGGGGCACGCACCAGCTGCTCGAGTGGCCGTACGACGTCGAGCAGCCGATCGGCCCCGCCATCCACGCGTGGGGCGACGCGGTCACCGACCTGCGCGGGCTGGGTGACGAGGAGCTGCTCGCCACCACGCTGCGCGCCCGGGAGGACGTGCAGCAGGAGACGGTCGGCCGTCCGGGGGCCGAGGACCCCGAGGCCATCGTGCTGCGCCAGCAGCGGGGCTTCCGCCGCGCCCGCACCGCCGACACCGTGGAGGCTGCGTTCCTCGGTGCCTGCGACGGGGACCTGTCGGTCGGGCAGCTCCTCGGTGCGCTCGGGGCGCTGCTCGAGCGCGACGTCGCCGAGCTGCAGGAGACCTACCTCCCGGTGGTCCGGGAGCTGGTGGGCGAGGGCTTCCTCACCACCTGA
- a CDS encoding S1C family serine protease: protein MPRTSRLRDRLLGVVAASTLGTSLLLAPSPGHADESASPTPAPSAEVGDATRLAAKAYPGVQLISTTYTATVSVRVPVINQVAVNALAQRLAIQAANGGMDFTEEAVTEEIVDALVKSPNTYFVAGAQQVSRRRSLTGVGTGWVITPDGYLVTAAHVVDTSDAQLRQEFASSALNRLGRQFVRGLQNSGTQLTPDQVSRLTDAVLGWLAAHMSVGRLDVSVSADLALGFDGLGKDQRAVEAEVVDVGKPYPGSDVALLKIDGQDNLPTIPLGDNDDVSPGSTVHVVGFPAASTFSPGLSRDSQVQPTVTQGPVTAVKSMDNGMPVFQTQAPASPGNSGGPVLTDGGEAIGVLVASAVGNDGVAAQGQNFVIPASEVLDMLGRNGVTPAESDTTTTYDQAIDAFYDHHYKDAVPLLERVETLYPAHPFAQKFISDSKAAIDEGLDESPVEEESGGPSALLLGLGAAALLLLLGGGAGAWLLVRRRSARPAPAGQFPTPAFPAGPPPVPGPVPAPMSAGPPPMTSATPAPPTPRPEAVWDPERGWHLPDAGTGPAPAPAPTPGSTTP, encoded by the coding sequence ATGCCTCGAACCTCCCGCCTGCGAGATCGCCTGCTCGGCGTCGTCGCAGCCAGCACCCTCGGCACCTCCCTGCTCCTCGCTCCCTCGCCCGGTCACGCGGACGAGAGCGCGAGCCCGACACCGGCACCGTCGGCCGAGGTCGGCGACGCCACGCGGCTCGCCGCCAAGGCCTACCCCGGCGTCCAGCTGATCTCCACGACCTACACCGCGACGGTGAGCGTCCGCGTCCCGGTGATCAACCAGGTCGCGGTCAACGCCCTCGCCCAGCGCCTCGCCATCCAGGCCGCCAACGGCGGCATGGACTTCACCGAGGAGGCGGTGACGGAGGAGATCGTCGACGCGCTGGTGAAGTCGCCCAACACCTACTTCGTCGCAGGCGCGCAGCAGGTCAGCCGCCGCCGCAGCCTCACCGGTGTCGGCACCGGCTGGGTGATCACGCCCGACGGCTACCTGGTCACCGCCGCCCACGTGGTCGACACCTCCGACGCGCAGCTGCGCCAGGAGTTCGCCTCGTCCGCGCTCAACCGCCTCGGCCGGCAGTTCGTCCGGGGCCTGCAGAACAGCGGCACGCAGCTCACGCCCGACCAGGTCTCGCGGCTCACCGACGCAGTCCTCGGCTGGCTCGCCGCCCACATGTCGGTGGGCCGGCTCGACGTGTCCGTCTCGGCCGACCTGGCGCTGGGCTTCGACGGGCTGGGCAAGGACCAGCGGGCCGTGGAGGCCGAGGTCGTCGACGTCGGCAAGCCCTACCCGGGCAGCGACGTCGCGCTGCTCAAGATCGACGGCCAGGACAACCTGCCCACCATCCCTCTCGGCGACAACGACGACGTCTCGCCCGGGTCGACGGTCCACGTGGTCGGGTTCCCCGCCGCGTCGACGTTCTCCCCCGGCCTGTCCCGCGACTCCCAGGTCCAGCCGACGGTCACCCAGGGTCCGGTGACGGCCGTGAAGAGCATGGACAACGGCATGCCCGTCTTCCAGACCCAGGCCCCCGCGAGCCCGGGCAACTCCGGCGGTCCCGTCCTGACCGACGGTGGCGAGGCGATCGGCGTCCTCGTCGCGAGCGCGGTGGGCAACGACGGCGTCGCCGCCCAGGGACAGAACTTCGTCATCCCGGCGAGCGAGGTGCTCGACATGCTCGGCCGCAACGGTGTGACCCCGGCCGAGAGCGACACCACGACGACCTACGACCAGGCCATCGACGCCTTCTACGACCACCACTACAAGGACGCCGTGCCGCTGCTCGAGCGGGTCGAGACGCTCTACCCCGCCCACCCGTTCGCGCAGAAGTTCATCTCCGACAGCAAGGCCGCGATCGACGAGGGCCTCGACGAGAGCCCGGTCGAGGAGGAGTCCGGCGGCCCGAGCGCGCTCCTCCTGGGCCTGGGTGCCGCGGCACTCCTCCTGCTGCTGGGCGGCGGGGCAGGAGCCTGGTTGCTCGTACGACGTCGTAGCGCGCGCCCGGCGCCGGCCGGCCAGTTCCCGACCCCGGCCTTCCCGGCCGGACCGCCTCCGGTGCCGGGACCGGTGCCGGCTCCCATGTCGGCCGGTCCGCCTCCCATGACGTCGGCCACGCCGGCACCGCCCACGCCGCGCCCCGAGGCGGTGTGGGACCCCGAGCGCGGCTGGCACCTGCCGGACGCCGGAACGGGACCGGCCCCGGCCCCCGCCCCGACTCCGGGCAGCACCACCCCCTGA
- a CDS encoding AfsR/SARP family transcriptional regulator — MATETGRVEVLVLGACEVKVDGTVVPVTAAQQRVVLAALALAAGEPVSADTLCTHLWPEEVPATGRTSLHNSIRRLRTTLADAGAAPVLETGAAGYRLRLGPDDLDAARAERLVGVARAHAAADERAAALVAYDDALAAWRGEPLADLAAAGWLTGEAERLADLRLAATEEWADLARGSGLADRAVERLQPLAEAHPLRESLRAALVHALHDAGRSAEALEHYARARELLVGELGTEPGALLREAHARVLAFDVGEEPTSSALVVVPAQLPSPPARLVGRAAAGAALHRSLSTVDAGPVAWVVSGSAGVGKSAFAARWCHDVAERFPDGQLFVNLRGFDPGGTPLSAVDALRALLAGLGVPAEQVPQSLAEMVGAYRSLLSGRRVLVLLDNARDADQVAPLLPASTGSLAVVTSRDELTTLAVTHGVRLLSLDLLDDRDAREVFSAHLDAGRLEAEPGALAEILDRCGGLPLALAVAGARVASGPHTSLADLAAELRDSSLDSLTLGHPTTDVRAVLSWSYDALSADAAHTYRLVGLHPGPEIGVAALASMAGRPLRRVRASVDELVRASLVTVRRPGRLALHDLVAAHAGETAESALGAEEVDEVRRRLVDHVLRATVGATRTIFATPLPFALGPAPDGLVAEPLDDADQGHAWLRAELPVLQRVADLAAATPGLHAHAWRLARTLNGYLCDRSSFTELVALHESGLAAAVAAGDVVGEADSRHGLGEALTELDPEEAAVQLERARDLFALAGDRTGESDVESALGRLHESTGDYQRGITHTTRSLDLAREIGDASGTAVALNNLGWLYSCLGDHEASLGFCQEALEHYRRIGDRGGESYALDSAARAYLGLGDLRRAASMFAQAVEIGESLGHHLNQTFNLTHLGDAQHALGEVDRARASWTAALDLLEEVGHPRAESVRSRLALLDATPGPAQAR, encoded by the coding sequence ATGGCGACTGAGACCGGCCGCGTCGAGGTCCTCGTCCTCGGCGCGTGCGAGGTGAAGGTCGACGGCACGGTCGTGCCCGTCACGGCCGCCCAGCAGCGCGTGGTGCTCGCCGCGCTCGCCCTGGCCGCCGGGGAGCCGGTGAGCGCCGACACCCTCTGCACGCACCTCTGGCCCGAGGAGGTGCCGGCGACCGGCCGCACCTCCCTGCACAACTCCATCCGTCGGCTGCGCACGACCCTGGCAGACGCCGGGGCCGCACCGGTGCTGGAGACCGGCGCCGCGGGCTACCGGCTCCGGCTCGGACCCGACGACCTGGACGCCGCCCGGGCCGAGCGCCTGGTCGGCGTGGCGCGCGCCCACGCTGCGGCCGACGAGCGAGCGGCGGCTCTGGTCGCGTACGACGACGCGCTGGCCGCGTGGCGCGGGGAGCCCCTCGCCGACCTCGCGGCCGCAGGCTGGCTGACCGGCGAGGCCGAGCGGCTCGCCGACCTCCGGCTGGCCGCCACCGAGGAGTGGGCCGACCTGGCGCGCGGCTCGGGCCTGGCCGACCGCGCCGTCGAGCGCCTCCAGCCGCTCGCCGAGGCCCACCCGCTGCGGGAGTCGCTGCGCGCGGCGCTGGTGCACGCCCTGCACGACGCGGGCCGGAGCGCCGAGGCGCTGGAGCACTACGCCCGGGCCCGCGAGCTGCTGGTCGGCGAGCTCGGGACCGAGCCCGGCGCCCTCCTGCGCGAGGCGCACGCCCGGGTCCTCGCCTTCGACGTCGGGGAGGAGCCGACGTCCTCGGCCCTGGTCGTCGTCCCGGCCCAGCTGCCCTCGCCACCGGCGCGCCTGGTCGGCCGGGCCGCGGCCGGCGCAGCACTGCACCGCAGCCTGTCCACGGTCGACGCCGGACCGGTGGCGTGGGTCGTCTCCGGGTCCGCGGGCGTGGGGAAGTCGGCGTTCGCAGCCCGGTGGTGCCACGACGTGGCGGAGCGGTTCCCCGACGGCCAGCTGTTCGTGAACCTCCGCGGCTTCGATCCCGGCGGCACGCCGCTGTCCGCCGTCGACGCGCTGCGTGCCCTGCTCGCCGGTCTGGGCGTGCCGGCCGAGCAGGTGCCGCAGAGCCTGGCGGAGATGGTCGGCGCCTACCGCAGCCTCCTCAGCGGGCGACGCGTGCTGGTGCTGCTCGACAACGCCCGCGACGCCGACCAGGTCGCTCCCCTCCTCCCCGCCTCGACCGGGAGCCTCGCGGTGGTCACCAGCCGCGACGAGCTGACGACGCTGGCGGTCACCCACGGCGTACGCCTGCTCTCGCTCGACCTGCTCGACGACCGCGACGCGCGCGAGGTGTTCAGCGCCCACCTCGACGCGGGTCGCCTCGAGGCCGAGCCCGGGGCGCTCGCGGAGATCCTCGACCGCTGCGGAGGCCTGCCCCTGGCGCTCGCGGTGGCCGGGGCACGCGTGGCGTCGGGCCCGCACACCTCCCTCGCCGACCTGGCCGCCGAGCTGCGCGACTCCTCGCTCGACAGCCTCACGCTCGGCCACCCCACCACCGACGTCCGGGCCGTGCTGTCGTGGTCCTACGACGCCCTGTCCGCCGACGCCGCCCACACCTACCGCCTGGTCGGCCTCCACCCCGGGCCCGAGATCGGCGTGGCGGCGCTGGCGAGCATGGCGGGCCGACCCCTGCGCCGCGTGCGGGCGTCCGTCGACGAGCTGGTCCGGGCCAGCCTCGTGACCGTGCGCCGGCCGGGCCGGCTGGCGCTCCACGACCTGGTCGCCGCCCACGCCGGCGAGACCGCCGAGTCGGCGCTCGGCGCCGAGGAGGTCGACGAGGTCCGGCGCCGGCTCGTCGACCACGTGCTCCGCGCGACGGTCGGCGCGACCCGGACGATCTTCGCCACGCCTCTGCCGTTCGCCCTCGGTCCGGCGCCGGACGGACTGGTCGCCGAGCCGCTGGACGACGCCGACCAGGGCCACGCGTGGCTGCGCGCCGAGCTGCCGGTCCTCCAGCGCGTCGCCGACCTCGCCGCCGCGACCCCGGGTCTGCACGCACACGCGTGGCGGCTCGCCCGCACCCTCAACGGCTACCTCTGCGACCGCAGCTCCTTCACCGAGCTCGTCGCCCTGCACGAGAGCGGGCTCGCCGCCGCGGTCGCCGCCGGAGACGTCGTCGGCGAGGCGGACTCGCGCCACGGGCTCGGCGAGGCGCTGACCGAGCTCGACCCCGAGGAGGCGGCCGTGCAGCTCGAGCGCGCCCGCGACCTCTTCGCGCTCGCCGGCGACCGCACCGGCGAGTCCGACGTCGAGAGCGCGCTCGGTCGGCTCCACGAGTCCACGGGTGACTACCAGCGCGGGATCACGCACACCACCCGGTCGCTCGACCTCGCCCGCGAGATCGGCGACGCCAGCGGCACGGCCGTGGCGCTCAACAACCTGGGCTGGCTCTACTCCTGCCTCGGCGACCACGAGGCCTCGCTCGGCTTCTGCCAGGAGGCGCTCGAGCACTACCGCCGCATCGGCGACCGGGGCGGCGAGAGCTATGCGCTCGACAGTGCCGCGCGGGCCTACCTCGGCCTCGGCGACCTGCGCCGTGCCGCCTCGATGTTCGCGCAGGCGGTGGAGATCGGCGAGAGCCTCGGGCACCACCTCAACCAGACCTTCAACCTGACCCACCTCGGCGACGCCCAGCACGCCCTCGGCGAGGTCGACCGGGCCCGCGCGTCCTGGACCGCTGCCCTCGACCTCCTCGAGGAGGTCGGCCACCCGCGCGCCGAGTCGGTGCGCTCGCGCCTCGCCCTGCTCGACGCCACGCCCGGGCCCGCGCAGGCGCGTTAG